A part of Melittangium boletus DSM 14713 genomic DNA contains:
- a CDS encoding oxidoreductase: protein MRTEQSPLNSGFGFHTTAEQVLAGRDLRGFHAIVTGGYSGIGVETVRALVRAGARVVVPARDLDKARRTLRDIPEAELERLDLGDPESIDAFAARYVASGRPLHVLIQSAGVMACPLERDGRGFERQFATNHLGHFLLTAGLWPALRRAEAARVVSVSSLGHRICAVDFDDPHFAHRPYDKWIAYGQSKTANALFALELDRRARGHGVRAFSLHPGEILTDLVRHLSPEDLRRVGAIDATGNIQPPEVTGFKTVAQGAATQVWCATSPQLDGRGGVYCEDCDIAPAVGGDSPEKRGVRPWARDAAAARRLWELSEQQLGREFFIG, encoded by the coding sequence ATGCGCACCGAACAATCGCCGCTGAATTCGGGATTCGGCTTCCACACGACCGCGGAGCAGGTGCTCGCGGGGCGCGACCTGAGGGGGTTCCACGCCATCGTCACCGGGGGCTACTCGGGAATTGGAGTCGAGACGGTGCGCGCCCTGGTCCGGGCGGGAGCGCGCGTCGTCGTGCCCGCGCGGGACCTCGACAAGGCGCGCCGCACGCTCCGCGACATTCCCGAGGCCGAGCTGGAGCGGCTCGACCTGGGGGATCCGGAGTCGATCGACGCCTTCGCCGCGCGGTACGTGGCCAGCGGGCGGCCGCTCCACGTCCTCATCCAGAGCGCGGGGGTCATGGCCTGCCCCCTCGAGCGGGACGGGCGGGGATTCGAGCGCCAGTTCGCGACCAACCATCTTGGCCACTTCCTGCTGACCGCGGGGCTCTGGCCGGCGTTGCGCCGCGCGGAGGCGGCCCGGGTGGTCAGCGTGTCCTCGCTGGGCCACCGCATCTGCGCGGTGGATTTCGACGATCCTCACTTCGCGCACAGGCCCTATGACAAGTGGATCGCCTATGGCCAGTCGAAGACGGCCAACGCCCTGTTCGCGCTCGAACTCGACCGGCGAGCGCGCGGGCACGGCGTGCGGGCTTTCTCGCTACATCCCGGGGAAATCCTGACCGATCTCGTCCGGCATCTGTCCCCGGAGGATCTTCGCCGGGTCGGCGCGATCGACGCCACCGGCAACATCCAGCCTCCGGAGGTGACGGGCTTCAAGACGGTGGCGCAGGGCGCGGCGACCCAGGTCTGGTGCGCCACCAGTCCTCAGCTCGACGGCCGGGGGGGCGTGTACTGCGAGGATTGCGACATCGCGCCCGCGGTCGGCGGCGACAGTCCAGAGAAGCGCGGCGTGCGCCCCTGGGCCAGGGACGCCGCGGCGGCACGACGCCTCTGGGAGCTCAGCGAGCAGCAGCTCGGCCGGGAGTTCTTCATCGGGTGA
- a CDS encoding YciI family protein, translating into MAYLLLIIESGEERRNRPAKEGRLAMERMNRFNEDLKARGICKASESLRSDAEGVRIAVRGGRRTVSDGPFTETKEIVGGFFLLDCQTKEQALAIANECPAAEWATVEVREVGPCYDGG; encoded by the coding sequence ATGGCGTACCTGCTGTTGATCATCGAGTCTGGCGAGGAGAGACGGAACCGGCCGGCGAAGGAGGGGCGTCTCGCCATGGAGCGGATGAACCGCTTCAACGAGGACCTCAAGGCCCGTGGAATCTGCAAGGCCAGCGAGTCACTCCGGTCCGATGCCGAAGGGGTACGGATCGCGGTCCGAGGCGGCAGGCGCACCGTCAGCGATGGTCCGTTCACCGAAACCAAGGAGATCGTCGGGGGCTTCTTCCTCCTCGATTGTCAGACCAAGGAGCAAGCGCTCGCGATCGCGAATGAATGCCCGGCGGCCGAGTGGGCCACGGTCGAGGTGCGAGAGGTCGGTCCCTGCTACGACGGCGGCTGA
- a CDS encoding HD domain-containing protein: MQQIVDFILELDKLKGVTRKTRPLGLARYENSAEHSWQIALLAASLAHHAESAIDINRVIRMLLVHDIGEIDTGDTLVYAEDGWAERKAAELAAVKRIFGMLPEQRGEAFLALWREFEQGETPEARFAHAADRAMPVLLNLANEGQSWRENGVSHERVVRRIASPIKEGCPALWAYLEVRLEEARQKGWFGA; the protein is encoded by the coding sequence ATGCAGCAGATCGTCGACTTCATTCTGGAACTGGACAAGCTCAAGGGCGTGACACGCAAAACCCGTCCGCTGGGGCTCGCGCGCTATGAGAACTCCGCGGAGCATAGCTGGCAGATCGCGCTGTTGGCCGCCTCGCTGGCGCACCATGCCGAGTCCGCGATTGATATCAACCGGGTGATCCGCATGCTGCTGGTGCATGACATTGGCGAGATCGACACCGGTGACACCCTGGTATACGCGGAGGACGGCTGGGCGGAGCGCAAGGCGGCCGAGCTGGCGGCGGTGAAACGGATTTTCGGGATGCTGCCGGAGCAGCGAGGCGAGGCCTTCCTGGCCTTGTGGCGGGAATTCGAGCAGGGGGAGACGCCGGAAGCGCGCTTCGCCCATGCCGCGGACCGGGCCATGCCGGTCCTGCTGAATCTGGCCAACGAGGGTCAAAGCTGGCGCGAGAACGGCGTCAGCCATGAGCGTGTGGTACGGCGTATCGCTTCGCCGATCAAGGAGGGCTGCCCAGCCCTGTGGGCGTATCTGGAAGTCCGTCTCGAAGAGGCTCGCCAGAAGGGGTGGTTTGGAGCCTGA
- a CDS encoding CARDB domain-containing protein: MIHFKRSRLFLRTACAIPLLTSACTPAGDSRDGQDVAPLGVAVAVRSASAAATVLSAGKPASASSSNAPYTANNLTDGNQGSYWESANGAFPQWAQVDLGSAATVEDVVLRLPAGWGTRDETLSIQSSTDGSSFTTLKASTSYAFNPSTGNTVTIDVPDTSARYVRVTITANTGWGAGQLSEFEVRGTASTPPTDPPPNPPTGSNLALGKSIVGSSTEWQFVATNANDGRTDTYWEGAGGQYPSHLTVSLGTNVDLTGVVVKLPPATEWATRTQTFEVQGRGQAGGSWSTLKASAAYTFNPATGNSVTVPFTGTAADVRLVFTGNTGSGNGQVAEFQVHGIPSANPDLTVTAVTATPGSPIESDTITLTATVKNVGTKPSPATSVNLTVDGAAAATAAVASLAAGATTTVSAPIGKKSAGSYTIGAVVDPDSTVVEQNESNNAFSNPTKLTVSEAPGPDLQVLSITPNPANPAIGTPVKFSVAVKNRGTTAVGAATVTRVAVGGSTLDTTTPAVAAGATVTVTTTGSWTATSGGATVTATADATGVVAETNESNNTFSQSIVVGRGAAIPWVTYEAEAGRYQGTLLETDPLRTFGHTNFATESSGRKSVRLNSTGQYVEFTSTHPTNSIVVRNAIPDAPNGGGQEATISLYANGTFVQKLTLSSRHSWLYGNTDGPEALTNTPQADARRLFDESHALLAQSYPAGTTFRLQRDASDTASFYIIDLIDLEQVAPPASKPAECTSITNYGAVPNDGIDDTDAIQRAVTDDQNGVISCVWIPAGQWRQEKKILTDDPLNRGMYNQVGIRNVTIRGAGMWHSQLYTTIEPHNQTGSINHPHEGNFGFDIDDNVQISDIAIFGSGRIRGGDGNAEGGVALNGRFGKNTKITNVWIEHANVAVWVGRDYDNIPELWGPADGLQFSGMRIRDTYADGINFSNGTRNSRVFNSSFRTTGDDSLAVWANPYVKDRSVDIAHDNHFVNNTIQLPWRANGIAIYGGYGNTIENNLIYDTMNYPGIMLATDHDPLPFSGTTLIANNGLYRTGGAFWNEDQEFGAITLFPSTRDITGVTIRDTDIYDSTYDGIQFKNGGGNMPDVVISNVRISNSINGAGILAMSGARGNTTLTNVTITGSADGNIVKQPGSQFVINGG, from the coding sequence ATGATCCATTTCAAACGTTCAAGGCTATTTCTTCGCACCGCATGCGCGATTCCACTCCTCACGAGCGCGTGCACCCCAGCGGGCGATTCGCGTGACGGACAGGACGTCGCACCGTTGGGCGTGGCGGTCGCCGTGCGGAGCGCGTCCGCGGCGGCGACCGTGCTCTCCGCGGGAAAACCCGCATCCGCCAGCAGCAGCAACGCCCCCTACACGGCGAACAACCTCACCGACGGCAACCAGGGTTCCTATTGGGAGTCGGCCAATGGGGCATTCCCTCAATGGGCCCAGGTCGACCTGGGCTCGGCCGCGACCGTCGAGGACGTCGTCCTGCGGCTGCCAGCCGGCTGGGGCACGCGCGACGAGACCCTGTCCATCCAGTCCTCCACCGACGGCTCCTCGTTCACCACCCTCAAGGCGAGCACGTCCTACGCGTTCAACCCGTCCACGGGCAACACCGTGACGATCGACGTCCCGGACACGTCCGCGCGCTATGTGCGCGTCACCATCACGGCCAACACCGGCTGGGGCGCCGGCCAGCTCTCCGAATTCGAGGTCCGCGGCACCGCCAGCACCCCGCCGACCGACCCGCCACCGAATCCGCCCACCGGGAGCAATCTCGCCCTCGGCAAGTCCATCGTGGGCTCCTCGACGGAGTGGCAGTTCGTGGCCACCAACGCCAATGACGGCAGGACCGACACCTACTGGGAGGGCGCGGGCGGCCAGTACCCGAGCCACCTGACGGTCTCGCTCGGCACGAACGTCGACCTCACGGGCGTGGTCGTCAAGCTGCCCCCGGCCACCGAATGGGCGACCCGCACCCAGACCTTCGAGGTCCAGGGCCGTGGCCAGGCGGGCGGGTCGTGGAGCACCCTCAAGGCCTCCGCGGCGTACACGTTCAACCCGGCGACCGGTAACTCGGTCACCGTGCCGTTCACCGGCACCGCCGCCGACGTCCGGCTCGTCTTCACGGGCAACACCGGCTCTGGCAATGGCCAGGTCGCCGAATTCCAGGTCCACGGCATCCCCTCGGCCAATCCCGACCTCACCGTCACCGCGGTCACCGCGACACCGGGCTCGCCGATCGAGTCCGACACGATCACGCTGACGGCCACGGTGAAGAACGTCGGCACCAAGCCATCGCCGGCGACGAGCGTCAATCTCACCGTCGACGGTGCCGCGGCCGCCACGGCCGCCGTCGCCAGTCTCGCGGCCGGTGCGACCACGACCGTGTCGGCGCCCATCGGCAAGAAGAGCGCCGGGTCCTACACGATCGGCGCCGTCGTCGACCCGGACAGCACCGTCGTCGAACAGAACGAGAGCAATAACGCGTTCAGCAACCCGACCAAGCTCACGGTGTCGGAGGCTCCCGGCCCTGATCTGCAGGTGCTGAGCATCACCCCGAACCCAGCGAATCCGGCCATCGGGACGCCGGTCAAGTTCAGCGTGGCGGTGAAGAACCGCGGAACCACGGCGGTGGGAGCGGCCACGGTGACCCGGGTCGCGGTGGGCGGCAGCACACTCGACACCACCACCCCGGCCGTCGCCGCTGGCGCGACCGTCACCGTGACCACCACGGGCAGTTGGACCGCCACGAGCGGAGGCGCCACCGTCACGGCCACGGCCGATGCGACCGGCGTCGTCGCCGAGACCAACGAAAGCAACAACACGTTCTCGCAGTCGATCGTCGTCGGGCGTGGGGCGGCGATCCCATGGGTCACCTACGAGGCCGAGGCTGGCCGCTACCAGGGCACCCTGCTGGAGACGGACCCGCTGCGCACCTTCGGGCACACCAACTTCGCCACCGAGTCCTCGGGTCGCAAGTCCGTGCGCCTGAACAGCACCGGCCAGTACGTCGAGTTCACCTCGACCCACCCGACGAACTCGATCGTCGTGCGCAACGCCATCCCCGACGCGCCAAACGGAGGCGGCCAGGAGGCCACGATCAGCCTGTACGCCAACGGCACCTTCGTGCAAAAGCTGACGCTCTCGTCGCGGCACAGCTGGCTGTACGGGAACACCGACGGCCCGGAGGCGCTGACCAACACGCCCCAGGCCGACGCCCGGCGGCTGTTCGACGAGTCGCACGCGCTGCTCGCGCAGTCCTACCCGGCCGGCACCACGTTCCGCCTGCAGCGTGACGCCTCGGACACGGCGTCGTTCTACATCATCGACCTGATCGACCTCGAGCAGGTGGCACCGCCGGCGAGCAAGCCCGCCGAGTGCACGTCCATCACCAATTACGGCGCGGTGCCGAACGACGGCATCGACGACACGGACGCCATCCAGCGGGCGGTGACGGACGACCAGAATGGCGTCATCAGCTGCGTGTGGATCCCCGCGGGGCAGTGGCGGCAGGAGAAGAAGATCCTCACCGACGATCCGCTGAATCGCGGGATGTACAACCAGGTGGGCATCCGGAACGTCACGATCCGCGGCGCGGGCATGTGGCACTCCCAGCTCTACACGACGATCGAGCCGCACAACCAGACAGGGAGCATCAACCACCCCCACGAGGGCAACTTCGGCTTCGACATCGACGACAACGTGCAGATCTCCGACATCGCGATCTTCGGCTCCGGCCGGATCCGTGGAGGTGATGGCAATGCCGAGGGTGGCGTCGCCCTGAATGGCCGGTTCGGCAAGAACACGAAGATCACCAACGTGTGGATCGAGCACGCCAACGTGGCGGTCTGGGTGGGTCGTGACTACGACAACATCCCCGAGCTGTGGGGTCCGGCCGACGGCCTGCAGTTCAGCGGCATGCGCATCCGCGACACCTATGCGGATGGCATCAACTTCAGCAATGGCACGCGCAACTCGCGGGTGTTCAACTCGTCGTTCCGCACCACCGGCGACGACTCCCTGGCGGTCTGGGCCAACCCCTACGTCAAGGACCGCTCGGTGGACATCGCCCACGACAACCACTTCGTCAACAACACGATCCAGCTGCCCTGGCGGGCGAACGGCATCGCGATCTACGGCGGCTACGGCAACACGATCGAGAACAACCTGATCTACGACACCATGAACTACCCCGGCATCATGCTGGCGACCGACCACGATCCCCTGCCCTTCTCGGGGACGACGTTGATCGCCAACAACGGGCTCTACCGGACCGGTGGTGCGTTCTGGAACGAGGACCAGGAGTTCGGAGCGATCACGCTGTTCCCGTCGACCCGGGACATCACCGGCGTCACCATCCGGGACACCGACATCTACGACTCGACCTACGACGGCATCCAGTTCAAGAACGGTGGCGGCAACATGCCGGACGTCGTGATCAGCAACGTGCGGATCAGCAACTCGATCAACGGTGCTGGCATCCTGGCCATGAGCGGTGCCCGCGGTAACACGACGCTGACGAACGTCACCATCACCGGCTCGGCCGACGGCAACATCGTCAAGCAGCCGGGCTCGCAGTTCGTCATCAACGGCGGATAG
- a CDS encoding ABC transporter permease gives MNLYAIRAIYWFEMSRTFRTLLQSIASPVLTTSLYFVVFGSAIGSRMGKIDDVSYGAFIVPGLLMLSLLNESISNASFGIYMPKWSGTIYEVLSAPVSYVEVVIGYVGAAASKSIMLGVLILATARVFVPYEIAHPLWMVCFLVLTSVTFSLFGFIIGIWADGFEKLQVIPLLVVTPLTFLGGAFYSIRMLPPLWQKITLLNPVVYLISGFRWSFYEASDVNVSTSIGMTLVFLAVCLVVVWWIFKTGYKLKS, from the coding sequence ATGAACCTCTATGCGATTCGCGCCATCTACTGGTTCGAGATGTCGCGCACCTTCCGCACGTTGCTGCAGAGCATCGCCTCGCCCGTGTTGACCACGTCCCTGTACTTCGTGGTGTTCGGCTCGGCGATCGGCTCGCGCATGGGCAAGATCGATGACGTCAGCTACGGGGCCTTCATCGTCCCGGGTCTGCTCATGTTGTCCCTGCTGAATGAGAGCATTTCCAATGCCTCGTTTGGCATCTACATGCCGAAATGGTCGGGCACGATCTACGAGGTGCTCTCCGCGCCGGTATCCTATGTCGAGGTGGTGATTGGCTATGTTGGCGCCGCGGCGAGCAAGTCGATCATGCTGGGAGTGCTGATCCTCGCGACGGCCCGGGTATTCGTTCCCTATGAGATCGCGCATCCGCTCTGGATGGTCTGCTTCCTGGTGCTCACCTCGGTGACCTTCAGCCTCTTTGGCTTCATCATCGGCATCTGGGCGGATGGCTTCGAGAAGCTGCAGGTCATCCCACTCCTCGTCGTCACTCCGCTGACCTTCCTGGGGGGCGCCTTCTATTCGATCCGCATGCTGCCGCCCCTCTGGCAGAAGATCACCCTGCTCAATCCGGTGGTGTATCTGATCAGCGGTTTCCGCTGGAGCTTCTACGAGGCCTCCGACGTCAACGTCTCCACCAGTATTGGCATGACCCTGGTGTTCCTCGCCGTGTGCCTCGTCGTCGTGTGGTGGATCTTCAAGACGGGGTACAAGTTGAAGTCCTGA
- a CDS encoding ABC transporter ATP-binding protein: protein MISVKNLSKTYASGFQALKSINLEIRRGEIFALLGPNGAGKTTLISIICGLVNPSVGTVLADGHDIVSDFRAARKKIGLVPQELSTDAFESVWATVNFSRGLFGKPRDPAYLEKVLRDLSLWDKKDSTIMTLSGGMKRRVLIAKALSHEPQILFLDEPTAGVDVELRHDMWEMIRGLRARGVTIILTTHYIEEAEKMADRIGVIRRGELILVEDKAVLMRKLGKKQLTLRLRSPLTLIPEALAGLPLELADEGHTLVYTFDTQGEETGIAALLRRLGENGIEFKDLHSSQSSLEDIFVSLVTERS from the coding sequence GTGATTTCCGTCAAGAACCTCAGTAAGACCTACGCCTCTGGGTTCCAGGCGCTCAAGTCCATCAACCTGGAGATCCGGCGTGGGGAGATCTTCGCCCTGTTGGGTCCCAACGGGGCTGGCAAGACCACGCTGATCAGTATCATTTGTGGGCTCGTCAACCCGAGTGTGGGGACGGTGTTGGCCGACGGACATGACATCGTGTCGGACTTCCGAGCGGCCCGGAAGAAGATTGGACTGGTACCGCAAGAATTGTCCACCGATGCGTTCGAGAGTGTCTGGGCCACGGTGAACTTCAGCCGCGGCCTGTTTGGCAAGCCGCGTGATCCGGCCTACCTTGAGAAGGTGTTGCGCGACCTGTCTCTGTGGGACAAGAAGGATTCCACGATCATGACGTTGTCTGGCGGCATGAAGCGCCGTGTTCTGATCGCCAAGGCATTGTCGCACGAGCCTCAAATCCTGTTCCTCGACGAGCCCACCGCGGGTGTCGACGTCGAGTTGCGCCACGACATGTGGGAGATGATTCGTGGTCTGCGTGCACGCGGAGTGACCATCATCCTGACCACGCACTACATCGAAGAGGCCGAGAAGATGGCCGACCGGATCGGGGTGATTCGCAGGGGAGAACTCATCCTGGTCGAGGACAAGGCGGTGTTGATGCGCAAGCTCGGCAAGAAGCAGTTGACGCTGCGCCTGCGAAGTCCGCTGACCCTCATCCCCGAGGCCCTGGCTGGACTCCCGCTCGAGCTGGCCGACGAGGGCCACACGCTGGTCTACACCTTCGATACCCAGGGAGAGGAGACCGGCATCGCGGCGCTGTTGCGGCGCCTGGGAGAGAACGGCATCGAATTCAAGGATCTGCATTCCAGCCAGAGCTCGCTGGAGGACATCTTCGTCAGCCTGGTGACGGAGCGATCATGA
- a CDS encoding DoxX family protein — protein sequence MNATSVRAPPSVPASRALHIALWVAQVLVAFAFFMAGTAKLTQPIDELAKTMSWITPSSGPLVRFIGLSEVAGALGLLLPSITRILPVLTGLAGVGCTTIMVLAAGVHLSRGEYSGLTAPIVLGGLSAFIAWGRLKKAPIPPRA from the coding sequence ATGAATGCCACATCCGTTCGGGCTCCGCCCTCCGTCCCGGCATCCCGCGCCCTGCACATCGCGCTCTGGGTGGCGCAAGTGCTGGTGGCCTTCGCCTTCTTCATGGCGGGAACGGCCAAGCTCACGCAACCCATCGATGAGTTGGCGAAGACGATGAGCTGGATCACGCCCTCCAGTGGCCCGCTGGTGCGGTTCATCGGTCTGTCGGAGGTGGCTGGCGCGTTGGGACTCCTGCTCCCCTCGATCACGCGCATCCTCCCCGTCCTCACCGGACTCGCCGGCGTGGGGTGCACCACCATCATGGTGCTCGCCGCCGGGGTGCATCTGTCGCGGGGGGAGTACTCCGGACTCACCGCGCCCATCGTGCTGGGTGGCCTGTCCGCGTTCATCGCCTGGGGCCGCTTGAAGAAGGCGCCCATCCCGCCTCGGGCTTAG
- a CDS encoding RICIN domain-containing protein: MSRMTVWRCVSLLGVLGGMTGCNVSEVEGAEESGTLESAAIVGSIVEGDYVIRSAMTGKCVDVASGSTADGAKVQQWDCNGSNAQKFHISPTSGGYWKIINIASGKSLDIMGNSTEQNAKVHQWSYLGGNNQQFKFVGRGNNQFSLHLRHTDMAVDLYWGSAVSGTEYVQYPYTGTANQHYTFDRVDGGGTTPPPSGTGCLTRNDGRTNLRFINRCSFPVTFAGNNISGGDLASGQEACRNIGGTTEMMLTKRYWGFRKGEDPGFEHHSLAEFGFNEVFYQYNSWDWFNLSHVDANNLPLKIVPYDLSGGTTCTGQTRSCPMDMLANCPDVGKLRNAAGQVIACVSRDRDNPNSPVAKYFDAMCSQSYSWSGDDAGPMAACNAEDFDIVFCPPN, translated from the coding sequence ATGTCGCGAATGACCGTATGGCGCTGTGTGTCGTTGCTGGGTGTGCTGGGTGGAATGACGGGCTGCAATGTCTCCGAGGTGGAGGGCGCCGAGGAGAGCGGGACGCTCGAGAGCGCCGCCATCGTGGGCAGCATCGTGGAGGGTGACTACGTCATCCGCTCGGCCATGACGGGCAAGTGCGTGGACGTTGCCTCGGGCAGCACCGCGGACGGCGCCAAGGTGCAGCAGTGGGACTGCAATGGCAGCAATGCCCAGAAGTTCCACATCTCCCCCACGTCGGGCGGCTACTGGAAGATCATCAACATCGCCAGTGGCAAGAGCCTCGACATCATGGGCAACAGCACCGAGCAGAACGCCAAGGTGCACCAGTGGTCGTACCTGGGCGGCAACAACCAGCAGTTCAAGTTCGTGGGCCGGGGCAACAACCAGTTCAGCCTCCATCTGCGCCACACGGACATGGCCGTCGATCTGTACTGGGGCTCGGCCGTCAGCGGCACGGAGTATGTGCAGTACCCCTATACGGGCACGGCCAATCAGCACTACACCTTCGACCGGGTGGATGGCGGGGGGACCACGCCGCCTCCCTCCGGCACGGGCTGTCTGACCCGTAATGATGGACGCACCAACCTGCGCTTCATCAACCGCTGTTCCTTCCCGGTCACCTTCGCCGGCAACAACATCTCCGGCGGAGACCTGGCCTCGGGCCAGGAGGCGTGCCGCAACATCGGCGGCACCACGGAGATGATGCTGACCAAGCGCTACTGGGGCTTCCGCAAGGGCGAGGATCCGGGCTTCGAGCACCACTCGCTGGCGGAGTTTGGCTTCAACGAGGTGTTCTACCAGTACAACAGCTGGGATTGGTTCAACCTCAGCCACGTGGACGCGAACAACCTGCCCCTGAAGATCGTCCCCTATGATTTGTCAGGCGGGACGACGTGCACGGGCCAGACGCGCAGCTGCCCCATGGACATGCTCGCCAACTGCCCCGATGTGGGCAAGCTGCGCAACGCCGCCGGCCAGGTCATCGCCTGCGTGAGCCGCGATCGCGACAACCCCAACAGCCCCGTGGCGAAGTACTTCGACGCGATGTGCTCGCAGTCGTACTCGTGGTCGGGCGATGACGCGGGTCCGATGGCGGCGTGCAACGCCGAGGACTTCGACATCGTGTTCTGCCCGCCTAACTAA
- a CDS encoding ThuA domain-containing protein, whose amino-acid sequence MTASIRSNRVTQLPAMIVTSLFLASSPALGRVEGREVQTPTPSATPTPTPTATPSFKVLAFYRGTWDAAHIDFTKEANVWFPQIAAQNGFSYTATTNWDLLNTSNLAQYQVVMFLDDLPQSAAQQSAFQQYMQGGGGWMGFHVSAFTTSPGSWNWYHNQFLGSGSFRSNTWGPTTAVLKVENRTHASTANLPATFTSAVSEWYSWSNNLRANPDIQVLASVDPVSFPLGTDPNQSWYSGDYPIMWTNKKYKMLYANFGHNAMNYSTNTRLSSTFASEVQNRFIVDGLKWLGGAGTTPPPTTPPISPTAWYTATGKNSGKCVDARSAASANGTAIQQYACNGTLAQHFQFQPTSDGFVRINSRLNSAQALDVTDVSAADGALIQLWSYSNGTNQQWQPVAEAGGSYRFVSRYSGKCLTTVGSADSAQLTQSSCNGGLAQSFTLAQQP is encoded by the coding sequence ATGACCGCAAGCATCAGGAGCAACCGGGTGACGCAACTGCCCGCGATGATCGTCACGTCCCTCTTTCTCGCGTCGAGCCCGGCGTTGGGCCGGGTCGAAGGGCGCGAGGTCCAGACTCCCACCCCGAGCGCCACGCCAACGCCCACTCCGACCGCCACCCCGAGCTTCAAGGTGCTGGCCTTCTACCGGGGAACCTGGGACGCGGCCCACATCGACTTCACCAAGGAGGCCAACGTCTGGTTCCCCCAGATCGCCGCGCAGAACGGCTTCTCCTACACGGCCACCACCAACTGGGATCTGCTCAACACCAGCAATCTCGCCCAGTACCAGGTCGTGATGTTCCTGGATGACCTGCCGCAGAGCGCGGCCCAGCAGTCCGCTTTCCAGCAGTACATGCAGGGGGGTGGCGGCTGGATGGGCTTCCACGTCTCCGCGTTCACCACGTCCCCGGGCAGCTGGAACTGGTACCACAACCAGTTCCTCGGCTCGGGCTCGTTCAGGTCGAACACCTGGGGTCCCACCACCGCCGTGCTGAAGGTCGAGAACCGGACGCACGCGTCGACCGCGAACCTGCCCGCGACGTTCACCTCGGCGGTGAGCGAGTGGTACAGCTGGAGCAACAACCTGCGCGCCAACCCCGACATCCAGGTGCTCGCCTCGGTCGATCCCGTGAGCTTCCCGCTGGGCACCGACCCGAACCAGTCCTGGTACAGCGGGGACTACCCGATCATGTGGACGAACAAGAAGTACAAGATGCTGTACGCGAACTTCGGCCACAACGCGATGAACTACTCCACCAACACCCGGCTGTCCTCGACGTTCGCCAGCGAGGTCCAGAACCGGTTCATCGTTGACGGGCTGAAGTGGCTGGGTGGGGCTGGGACGACGCCTCCTCCGACGACGCCGCCCATCTCGCCGACCGCCTGGTACACCGCGACCGGGAAGAACTCCGGCAAGTGCGTGGATGCCAGGTCGGCGGCCTCGGCCAACGGCACGGCGATCCAGCAGTACGCGTGCAACGGCACCCTCGCGCAGCACTTCCAGTTCCAGCCGACCAGCGATGGCTTCGTGCGCATCAACAGCCGCCTCAACAGCGCCCAGGCGCTCGACGTGACGGACGTGTCCGCGGCCGACGGCGCGCTGATCCAACTGTGGAGCTACAGCAACGGCACCAACCAGCAGTGGCAGCCGGTGGCGGAGGCCGGTGGCTCCTACCGCTTCGTCAGCCGCTACAGCGGCAAGTGCCTCACCACCGTGGGGTCCGCCGACAGCGCCCAGCTGACCCAGTCCTCCTGCAACGGAGGCCTCGCCCAGTCGTTCACCCTCGCGCAACAGCCGTGA
- a CDS encoding SDR family oxidoreductase — protein sequence MKIVVIGGTGLIGTKLVNKLRHVGHEVVAASPKTGVNSITGEGLAQALAGAEVLVDVANSPSFEDKAVLDFFETSGRNLLTAESRANVRHHVVLSVVGTDRMLASGYFRAKMAQEELIKASPIPYTILRATQFFEFMGGIAQSSTHGDTAHVSPALLQPIAAEDVASALADVALAAPANATLEVAGPEKQPLAELVRRYLSANGKSLEVIVDAEAPYFGIRIDDRSLTPGTEARIMPTRFENWLAQSSAGTR from the coding sequence ATGAAGATCGTGGTCATTGGCGGGACTGGTTTGATTGGGACGAAGCTGGTGAACAAGCTCCGTCATGTGGGGCATGAAGTCGTCGCCGCCTCACCTAAAACCGGAGTCAATAGCATCACCGGCGAGGGGCTGGCACAAGCACTCGCGGGCGCTGAAGTGCTCGTCGATGTCGCCAACTCGCCGTCCTTCGAGGACAAGGCGGTGCTCGACTTCTTCGAGACGTCGGGCCGCAACCTGCTCACCGCCGAGTCGAGGGCGAACGTCCGGCATCACGTGGTGCTCTCGGTGGTCGGGACCGATCGAATGCTCGCCAGCGGCTATTTCCGCGCGAAGATGGCGCAGGAGGAGCTGATCAAGGCCTCTCCAATCCCGTACACCATCCTGCGGGCGACTCAGTTCTTCGAGTTCATGGGCGGCATCGCGCAGTCCTCCACCCATGGCGACACGGCACATGTCTCGCCCGCGCTTCTGCAGCCCATCGCGGCCGAGGACGTCGCCTCGGCGCTCGCCGACGTGGCGCTCGCCGCGCCAGCGAATGCCACGCTCGAAGTCGCCGGTCCCGAGAAGCAACCGCTCGCCGAGCTGGTCCGCCGGTACTTGAGCGCGAACGGGAAGTCCCTCGAGGTGATCGTCGACGCGGAGGCTCCTTATTTCGGCATCCGGATCGACGACCGATCCCTCACGCCCGGTACCGAGGCTCGGATCATGCCAACCCGCTTCGAGAACTGGCTCGCCCAGTCCTCGGCCGGCACCCGGTGA